CAACTTCATCAATATATGCTAAGCCTTGTTCATATAATTTTGTGAAAATCCATTGCGTCCATTTATAGTAATTAGGGTCTGTTGTATTTACTTCACGATCCCAATCATATGAAAAACCTAATTCTTTAATTTGGCGGCGGAATGTGTTGATGTTTTGCTCAGTAAATTCCGCAGGGTCATTTCCTGTGTCTAGTGCATATTGCTCAGCAGGTAATCCAAATGCATCCCAACCAATTGGGTGTAGGACATTGTACCCTTGCATACGCTTCATACGAGATAAAATATCAGTTGCCGTATATCCTTCCGGGTGACCTACGTGAAGTCCTGCACCTGATGGATAAGGAAACATATCTAATGCGTAATAGTTATCTTTACCCTCATCTTCTGTTGTTTTAAACGTTTTTCTTTCTTCCCAATATGTTTGCCACTTTTTTTCAATCGCTTTGTGGTCAAATGACATTGTTAATTCCTCCTTGTTTTTCCAATTTTGGATAAAATAAAAAACCTCCCATCCCTAGCCTTAATGCTAGGGACGAGAGGTTGAGATCATAAGTTCAAACTTCCCGCGGTACCACCCAAATTAGTGTAACCACTCACTTTAACAATCCTTAACGCGGAGTACGGTAAGCGCTAGCATAGCAGTTAACTATGTTCACACTTACAGCTCAAAGGTGAGTTCATGAAGATCACAGGATTGACTCGCACCTACCGTCAACTCTCTAAACCTTTTTCCTCATTACTAGTCCTTTTCAAAGCTTTATAATTTTATAAGTTAATTTGTATTGTATGAATGTTTTTCCAAAGTGTCAAGGCTATAGACCAATTATTTGCAAAAAAATTTACTTTTAAACAGAAACTTGTTCATTTTCCCGCTTTAATTTCAAATCATACGTCAGTGTAGCAAAGATCGCGATAAAGAAAAGGCCAATCAATAAATAAAAGAGCATTTGAATGCCATACAAGTCAACAATAATTCCGCCAAACAAAGGACCAATCATCCGGCCACCTGTTGCTGTACTATTGACAATTCCTTGGTAAAAACCTTCTCGCCCTTTTGGCGCAAGGCTGTTTGCAATTGTTGGCACAGCTGGCCAAACTAGCATTTCACCAATCGTAAGAACAATCATCGCAATGACAAAAATACTAAATTGTTCTGCAAAAATTAATATAATAAATGAGAAGATGAAGATTACTAACCCTAAAGTTATTTGCGATTTTAATGATTTTGCACGCTTAACGAGCATTGATGCAAATGGTTGCCCTAATACGATAAGCGCCCCGTTAATCGTCCATAATAAACTATATTGCTTCAAGCTTATTCCTAACGTTTGTGTATGAGCCGAAATTGTTGCCTGCCACTGACAATAGGCAAGCCAAGCCAATAAATAAGCAACACATAAAGTTAATAAAGCGGTTAATTTTGTGCGATTTTTAATCACAAACTTTTGTTCAAGAATACTAGTAGTTCCTTGAGCATTATCTGCCGCTTTTTTAGCAAGCGGACGATATGTAAATAAAACAAGTAAAAAGAACATGAAATACATAAATCCGTTTGCGATGAAAATATATTCAAATTTATAATCCGCAACTAAACCACCAAGCGCTGCACCAACAGCAACCCCTAGATTTTGTGCAACATAAATTGCGTTAAATGCTTTTCTACCACCTTCTGGCCAAACACTACCTGCCATTGCATAGATGGAAGGAAACATAATTCCAGCCCCAAAACCTAGTACAATCATTAAAACGACATATGGCGTCCAACTATGAAATGGTACTAGTAAAAAGGCGGATGTCATCGTGATGGAAAGGCCAATTAAAATAGATTTATAACCACCAAACCGGTCAAATAATAAGCCACCGATGAGATTACCAGCTATCCCAGCTGCAGCATTAAGCATTAAAACCATACCAGCTAGTGATAATGATTTCCCTAAATGAAGATGAATATATATTGTGTTAAGTGGCCATAAAAACGAGGCACCTGTAACATTTATTATCATCCCGATAATTAAAAGCCATAAAGATCTTGGCACTAGACTTCCTCCTAAACTTTCATTTCCTTCATCATTTTATTTCGATTACCGAAAAAAATCAATGTAAAATTATTAAGCTAACGATGGCAAGGTACACTTTATTGGATAGATAGCAGTATCATGGTAAAATGCAACTAGTCTTTCTTTATTATTAACATTATTTTGCTACATGAAAGAAGGGATTATAATGTCCATTCCATATACATTTCCAGAAGGAAAACGATATAACACTTGGAACTACGAGCTTCGCCAGCATTTTGGCGAAAAAGTATTTAAAATTCCGTTAGATGCTGGCTTTGATTGCCCTAACCGTGATGGAAAAGTTGCACACGGTGGCTGTACTTTTTGCAGTGAACGAGGCTCTGGGGATTTTGCCGGAGATCGCCAAGATGATTTAATTACTCAATTTAACGATATAAAAGGACGAATGCACAAAAAGTGGAAAAATGGTAAATATATCGGCTATTTTCAAGCTTACAGCAACACATATGCACCAGTAGAAGAGCTTCGTGAAAAATTCGAAGTCATCTTGAAGCAAGAAGGTGTTGTTGGATTATCGATTGCAACTCGTCCTGATTGTTTGCCTGATGATGTAGTCGAATATTTAGCTGAACTAAACGAACGAACTTACTTATGGGTAGAGCTCGGCTTACAAACGATCCATGAAAGAACGGCCTTACTTATTAATCGTGCACATGATTATCAATGTTATGTAGACGGTGTTGCTAAATTGCGTAAACACGGTATTCGCGTCTGTGCCCACATTATTAATGGGTTGCCACTAGAAACGCCAGAAATGATGGTTGAAACGGCCAAAGAAGTTGCAAAACTAGATGTACAAGGAATTAAAATTCATCTTCTGCACTTATTAAAGAAAACACCGATGGTTAAGCAATATGAAAAAGGACTTGTCGAGTTTATGAGTCTTGAATCCTATATAACTACAGTAGTCAATCAACTGGAAGTACTTCCACCGTCTATGACGATTCACAGATTAACAGGTGATGGACCGGCTAACTTAATGATAGGTCCAATGTGGAGTATGAATAAGTGGGATGCATTAAATGGGATTGATGCAGAATTAAAAAGACGAGATAGTTACCAAGGAAAATTTTACAAAGAAAAGGTTGAACAATAAATGTTGCTAGAAAGAATATTACCGTATACAAAAACATTACTAAGACAAGCTGTTACAGAAGGCGATATCGTCATTGACGCTACTGTCGGAAATGGTAATGATACGCTTTTTTTAACAGAGCTTGTTGGGAATACAGGCCATGTTTATGGCTTCGACATTCAAAGTGAGGCTATTGAAAATACAACAAAGCTTCTTACTGAAAATAATGTTAGTGCTCGCGTAACACTTTTTCAAGAGAGCCACGACCGCTTTCCAAACCTCTTGAGCAACGATCACTTACTAAAAGTGAAGGCTGCTATTTTTAACCTTGGCTACTTGCCAAAAGGCGATAAATCCATTGTCACCAAACCCGATACAACTATTCGCGCTGTACAACAATTGCTAGAGTATATGCCAACTGGCGGCCTTATTATTTTAGTTGTGTACCACGGGCATGAAGGTGGAAAAACAGAAAAAGATGCTTTACTAGACTACTTAAAAACGATCGAACAAAAACGAGCAAATGTCTTACAATACCAATTTATTAACCAAGTAAATGATCCGCCTTTTATCGTTGCACTTGAGAAAAAGTAGATTATTATACGTGAAATTTGGAGTGTGAACTAGCAGTGGATTTTCAATTTAAGCCAATAACAATCGATTTTGTAAAACAAATAGAAGCATGGAAGTATGAAGGTGATATTGATGACCTTTATATGTATCCTTACTACACTTCCTTTGAGGAAACTGGGAGATTAATTGGCCCTGGTGGCTGTGATGGATTTGTGGCATTTTTAGATAACCATCTTGCAGGAATTTTTGAGTTTACTATTCATGAAAACTATTTTGAAATCGGACTAGCTCTTGAACCAAGTTTGGTAGGAACAGGAATTGGAACTGAGTTTGTTAACCAAGGAATAGAATTGGGTAGAAAACACTATAACAGCCATTTTGACTTCGTCAGGCTTATGGTTGAGAAGAAAAACAAAGCTGCAATTAGAGTTTATGAAAAAGCAGGATTTCACACAGTGAAGGAAATAGACGGTGAAATTGAAATGAGGAAATCTCTTTAATAGTATCAAAAGGTTGGGACAGCTGCAGGCACTCGCTTTCCGCGGGCAACGCTTCAGCCTCCTCGGGAGGTGTACTGCACCCCTATTGTTGGACACCTCACCAACATTAGGAGGAGCCAGTACAGAGTGAACTTCCTGCGGGGTCTTCAGCTGTTGCTTTTCCCGCAGGAGTCTCGTGCCTTCGACTTCTATTGATCAATATCACTGTTCGTCCTTTAAATAAACACTTGTTTTTTTCGTCCCAACCTTATTTAACTTTTATTTCATTTTCCAATTTTCAGCTTACGATAAATCATGACATTATAGTAAAAGAAATATGATACAGTTCCTCCAGCTTTTAATAATCTCTTTTTCTGAGCTAGCACTTGTTTACTTTGCTTTGTTTTGCTATCGGCCAAGTACATACCAACTAGTCCTCGTGCAACTAAGCCATGGAAATGGTGATCAGGTAACTCTTGCGCCTTTCTTTTTGCTTCTTTAGCTATATATGTTAGCCTTTCTTCCATTACATCCTCATTTTCATAATAAAAGCAGAAATTTAGATCGCCACCTTTTCGGTCTTCCTCCTGATCGATGAAATAATCTAACAGAATATGTAGCCCTTGTATCCACGGGAAATAAGCTTCTTTAATCTTTTTCGCATCAAACTCACGCTTTGCACTTAAGGCATAGGAAACAAGGCAGAAAATCCCTAGCGTTGAGCCAGAACTTGCCCCGAATTCATACCACCTTAAATAAGGGTATTCGTTTTTGTATTGGGAAAACCATTTTTCAAGACGAGGAACTCTTTCTTCCACTTTGACATGCTTATGTATTTGTAAATTGGAGTAATGTGTGGCAAAAAGACAAACTGTCTCAGATATCTTTTCATAATCGTCTATCTCTTTAAGAATTAACTGACACGTTTGCACTAGAGCTACTAAATAGCCACCATCATCTTGGTCTTCCCTTTCTCGGTAATAATTTTTATTTGCTACATTTTTATAAGGAGAAAGAGCATCTATCATCGCTTCATGCAAAGTAGCAAAATCGGTCGGATCAAGTGACGTACTACGGTCACACAAGTTATCAAGGTAATCACTAATCGTTTGATAAGCTACGATGAAGGAAATGCTGTTATTAAATTTTTCTCCTGCAAGTAAGGCGTAAACTGCCCCGCCTTCACAATGAAAAGTTTTCGTACAAATACTTGCTAATGCTTGTTTTCGTAATTCCTCATTAGGGATGCGACTAGCCATATCCTCCCAGTCTCTTATTTCTTCATAAACAGCAGGAAGTACTTTTTTATAAACTTGCATCATTAAAGGTAATGACCGCTTCGGTAGCTTCATTTTTCCCCTCCTCCTTCAATCACAAATGACTCTTTATAAACGTTGTCGCAGTTGTAAACACTTCTTCACGTTCTGGTTCATGGAATATATCATGGAACAATCTAGGGAATTCTTTATATGTTTTTTCTTTATTAGTTATGGCATTAAACCAGCGATACACATCAAATTTTTCTACAATCATATCACTACCACCTTGGAGAACAAGTAAAGGAACATCTTTAAACTTCTCTGGTCGTTTATGAGCCAATTTCATTGCATGTACAAGTTCACGGTACCATCTAACTGAAACTTTTTCTACCAATAAACTATCGTTAAAATCAAATTCAATTCGTCTTTCATTTCTCGTTGCCATTCGCGGATCTAAATGAGAGTGGAAGGCCATGGAAGGAACACACTTGTTTAGCACACAAGATAATACATTCATAAATATTGGTGGGTGATGTTTAATCCCTAAACATGGACTAGATAAAATAACAGCTTTAACTGGTATTGTTTTCTCCATTAACGTTCGAATGATGATAAGTCCGCCCATACTATGCCCTAATAGAAAAATCGGTAATTGATATTGTAATGCCTCATTTACCCACTCTTCTACTTTATCAATATATTGGTCAAATGATTGGATATGCCCTCGCTTACGAGTAGTAATGCCTTGTCCAGGCAAATCGTCCATAAGAACATGGAAACCTTCCGCTCGAAACATTTCAATCAACCAGCCATAGCGCCCGTGATACTCCGCTGCACCGTGGACAAGTACAATTGTGCCTTTTGCATTATTTGCCTCCCAATGCCACATGGACTACTTCTCCCTTCTCTTTCAAAACCCTTTTTGCTAAACTTAAAGGTATTACCTTTACCTATTGTTTCCTCAAAATAGAAAAACATATTAAAGGAGAGGAAGAAAATGATTTATCCTTATCATGGCGTGACGCCAACAATAGCAAAAAGTGCTTTTATCGCAGACTATGCAACCGTTACTGGCGATGTAACAATTGGTGAGAAATCTTCCATTTGGTTTAATACTGTCATTCGTGGTGATGTTGCAAAAACGATAATTGGTGACCGAGTATCTATTCAAGATAATTCAACGCTTCACCAAAGTCCGAACAATACATTAATTATTGAAGATGATGTAACTGTTGGGCATCAAGTTATTTTACATAGTAGTATCGTCCGTAAAAATGCGTTAATTGGAATGGGATCTATTATATTAGATGGCGCAGAAATTGGTGAAGGTGCTTTTATCGGTGCAGGAAGCCTTGTACCTCCAGGTAAAAAAATCCCGCCAAATACATTAGCACTAGGAAGACCAGCAAAAGTCGTTCGTGAGTTAAATGAAAATGACTATAAAGAAATGGAACGTGTTCGAACGGAATACGTTGAACGAGGACAATATTATAAAAAAATGCAAGAAGAGAGAAAGCAAGGGAGCTAAATCCTTTGCTTTTTTATTTATTTCCATCCCCCATTCACAAATAATGAAAACAGCAATACGATATTATGTTACGTCATGGATGGAGGGATCTTATGTGAAGTATCTCATTCTTATCTTTGCTTGTGCTTGTATCGCTTTTGGAATTACGATGACGATTCAAGTATCCGAACTTGGCTTAGAACCTTGGGGAGCAGCCCATATCGGCTTAGCAAATTATGTATATACTGTTGGGACATGGACAGCGATTTATCAACTTTTGCTACTTTCCATTAATTTTTTCCTCGATAAAAAATTACCGCGTTTTGGCACTCTGTTGTGCATTCTTTGTCTCGGACCTTTCATTGATTTCTTCATATACTTAAACATTACTCCACTCACCGATAGTTACTTTTTAAAATGGCTGCAATTTTTCCTAGGAATTATTATTGCTTGCTTTGGAGCAGCACTTTCCATTACAACGAATTTAGGGAGCAGTCCGAAAACACAATGTTATGTAACGATCGCAGCAGCTTTTCAAATTCCATTATTTATGGCAAAGATGCTATTGGAGTTAACCGGGCTTCTTACTGCGTTAATTGTTGGTGGGCCGATCTTTATCGGTACTCTCTTCTTCGTTTTTTTGACAGGACCAATTGTGCAATGGCAATATACTCAATTACAAAGAGTTAAAGGTAAATTTTCAAACCTAAAACAACTGAAAAAGCGAACAGCATGAAATTGCCGTTCGCATTACATACATAATAGAAAGTACTTTATTTTGCATCAGAATCTAGGTGCATTATCCCAAATAGGTGACCTTCAGGATCTTTACAATACGCCAAATAGCCAACTGAAGGAATTGGCATTTTCGGTACAACGACTACTCCACCATGCTCTTCCACTTTTTTGATATAATCATCGACATTTTCCACAGCTATTGTATTCGTTGTTCTAGCTTGACCATCAGGGGAACGCATAAGTCCACCATCAATACCCGGAGAATCATCTTCGCCAGTGTATACTAACCAATAATCTTCCGGACCGTCCCACTTTTCAAAGCGCCAATCACACACTTCTTCGTAAAACTTCATCGTTTTCTCCGGATTCGGTACTTGGATTTCAAAATGAATGACTTTACTCATCAAATCATCTCCTTTTAAATGTGCTTATTTATTATTAGTTCTCCTACTTAATCATCATTACCTTTTAGAAAAAGAAAAAAAAACGTAGTCAGACTGTTTCGTCTAAATACGTTTTGAAATAATTCAACCTACCTCTATGTAATTTTTACATTGTTCCATTTGCTTGAGCTAAGTTAATTCTTTCAGCACATTTATATGCATCAACAATTCCCCAAAT
Above is a window of Lottiidibacillus patelloidae DNA encoding:
- a CDS encoding MDR family MFS transporter is translated as MPRSLWLLIIGMIINVTGASFLWPLNTIYIHLHLGKSLSLAGMVLMLNAAAGIAGNLIGGLLFDRFGGYKSILIGLSITMTSAFLLVPFHSWTPYVVLMIVLGFGAGIMFPSIYAMAGSVWPEGGRKAFNAIYVAQNLGVAVGAALGGLVADYKFEYIFIANGFMYFMFFLLVLFTYRPLAKKAADNAQGTTSILEQKFVIKNRTKLTALLTLCVAYLLAWLAYCQWQATISAHTQTLGISLKQYSLLWTINGALIVLGQPFASMLVKRAKSLKSQITLGLVIFIFSFIILIFAEQFSIFVIAMIVLTIGEMLVWPAVPTIANSLAPKGREGFYQGIVNSTATGGRMIGPLFGGIIVDLYGIQMLFYLLIGLFFIAIFATLTYDLKLKRENEQVSV
- a CDS encoding tetraprenyl-beta-curcumene synthase family protein, which translates into the protein MKLPKRSLPLMMQVYKKVLPAVYEEIRDWEDMASRIPNEELRKQALASICTKTFHCEGGAVYALLAGEKFNNSISFIVAYQTISDYLDNLCDRSTSLDPTDFATLHEAMIDALSPYKNVANKNYYREREDQDDGGYLVALVQTCQLILKEIDDYEKISETVCLFATHYSNLQIHKHVKVEERVPRLEKWFSQYKNEYPYLRWYEFGASSGSTLGIFCLVSYALSAKREFDAKKIKEAYFPWIQGLHILLDYFIDQEEDRKGGDLNFCFYYENEDVMEERLTYIAKEAKRKAQELPDHHFHGLVARGLVGMYLADSKTKQSKQVLAQKKRLLKAGGTVSYFFYYNVMIYRKLKIGK
- a CDS encoding GNAT family N-acetyltransferase produces the protein MDFQFKPITIDFVKQIEAWKYEGDIDDLYMYPYYTSFEETGRLIGPGGCDGFVAFLDNHLAGIFEFTIHENYFEIGLALEPSLVGTGIGTEFVNQGIELGRKHYNSHFDFVRLMVEKKNKAAIRVYEKAGFHTVKEIDGEIEMRKSL
- a CDS encoding VOC family protein — translated: MSKVIHFEIQVPNPEKTMKFYEEVCDWRFEKWDGPEDYWLVYTGEDDSPGIDGGLMRSPDGQARTTNTIAVENVDDYIKKVEEHGGVVVVPKMPIPSVGYLAYCKDPEGHLFGIMHLDSDAK
- a CDS encoding gamma carbonic anhydrase, producing the protein MIYPYHGVTPTIAKSAFIADYATVTGDVTIGEKSSIWFNTVIRGDVAKTIIGDRVSIQDNSTLHQSPNNTLIIEDDVTVGHQVILHSSIVRKNALIGMGSIILDGAEIGEGAFIGAGSLVPPGKKIPPNTLALGRPAKVVRELNENDYKEMERVRTEYVERGQYYKKMQEERKQGS
- a CDS encoding tRNA (mnm(5)s(2)U34)-methyltransferase; the encoded protein is MLLERILPYTKTLLRQAVTEGDIVIDATVGNGNDTLFLTELVGNTGHVYGFDIQSEAIENTTKLLTENNVSARVTLFQESHDRFPNLLSNDHLLKVKAAIFNLGYLPKGDKSIVTKPDTTIRAVQQLLEYMPTGGLIILVVYHGHEGGKTEKDALLDYLKTIEQKRANVLQYQFINQVNDPPFIVALEKK
- a CDS encoding TIGR01212 family radical SAM protein (This family includes YhcC from E. coli K-12, an uncharacterized radical SAM protein.) encodes the protein MSIPYTFPEGKRYNTWNYELRQHFGEKVFKIPLDAGFDCPNRDGKVAHGGCTFCSERGSGDFAGDRQDDLITQFNDIKGRMHKKWKNGKYIGYFQAYSNTYAPVEELREKFEVILKQEGVVGLSIATRPDCLPDDVVEYLAELNERTYLWVELGLQTIHERTALLINRAHDYQCYVDGVAKLRKHGIRVCAHIINGLPLETPEMMVETAKEVAKLDVQGIKIHLLHLLKKTPMVKQYEKGLVEFMSLESYITTVVNQLEVLPPSMTIHRLTGDGPANLMIGPMWSMNKWDALNGIDAELKRRDSYQGKFYKEKVEQ
- a CDS encoding alpha/beta hydrolase, whose protein sequence is MWHWEANNAKGTIVLVHGAAEYHGRYGWLIEMFRAEGFHVLMDDLPGQGITTRKRGHIQSFDQYIDKVEEWVNEALQYQLPIFLLGHSMGGLIIIRTLMEKTIPVKAVILSSPCLGIKHHPPIFMNVLSCVLNKCVPSMAFHSHLDPRMATRNERRIEFDFNDSLLVEKVSVRWYRELVHAMKLAHKRPEKFKDVPLLVLQGGSDMIVEKFDVYRWFNAITNKEKTYKEFPRLFHDIFHEPEREEVFTTATTFIKSHL
- a CDS encoding YczE/YyaS/YitT family protein, whose translation is MKYLILIFACACIAFGITMTIQVSELGLEPWGAAHIGLANYVYTVGTWTAIYQLLLLSINFFLDKKLPRFGTLLCILCLGPFIDFFIYLNITPLTDSYFLKWLQFFLGIIIACFGAALSITTNLGSSPKTQCYVTIAAAFQIPLFMAKMLLELTGLLTALIVGGPIFIGTLFFVFLTGPIVQWQYTQLQRVKGKFSNLKQLKKRTA